A genomic region of Desulfobacterales bacterium contains the following coding sequences:
- a CDS encoding (Fe-S)-binding protein: MQTYVTIKSIVIALALIGAFGYFFVLAARLYRLMRSVEGQTDFTIDRIGERVKVFFTDVLGQSNVRRKPLIGTAHMLIFFGFLAIQPHSLMLMIQGVFPAFEPGHAIPTIYRVYLFVADILAALVLVGFAYALYRRVVVRPSYLSMGSDANLIILFTCVIVITFHLINAFLSLMPAAGSFSYAGAFPVSERLVPLFNLQSLSPAGLQTGYEISYWIHIATILGFLIYIPGSKHLHLLAAVPNVFLKRLDLPKAMVKTDIEDEEAETFGLGKVSELNWKNVLNLYACTECGRCEEQCPASCTDKPLSPKNVIHDFKVDLLAQADAIMAQNFEKIEPIVREGSPITGDVIWSCTTCRGCEDICPVNIEQLDFILETRKHRVLMEADFPPEMQETFTNLENQFNPWGFSSDSRADWSKGMDVPLMADKPDAELLWFVGCSGSFDDRGKKIAQAMARVLQKAGVNFAILGPEEACNGDVARRAGNEYIAQMLMMQNVEVLNQYKPKKILTGCPHCYNMIKNEYPQFDANYAVVHHTELLLELFQQDRLKVSNGHLAELAYHDSCYLGRWNGIYQAPRDLLSSINGGAKPIEMPRSGSKGFCCGAGGARMFMEETIGKRINEERAEEIIATGAKTVAVACPFCTTMLRDGILEKESEVQVKDVVEMIDEATS, translated from the coding sequence ATGCAAACATATGTGACCATTAAATCCATTGTCATCGCGCTGGCCCTGATCGGCGCATTTGGCTATTTCTTTGTACTTGCAGCACGTTTGTATCGCCTGATGCGATCGGTTGAGGGACAAACGGACTTTACGATTGATCGGATCGGTGAGCGGGTTAAGGTTTTTTTTACCGATGTACTGGGTCAATCCAACGTTCGCCGCAAGCCGCTGATCGGCACAGCGCATATGCTGATATTTTTTGGGTTTTTAGCTATCCAACCCCATTCACTGATGCTCATGATCCAGGGGGTCTTTCCCGCTTTTGAGCCGGGCCATGCCATCCCGACCATTTACCGCGTGTATTTGTTTGTGGCCGATATCCTGGCCGCTCTGGTTCTGGTGGGATTTGCCTATGCCCTCTATCGGCGGGTAGTCGTGCGTCCCAGCTATCTATCCATGGGCTCGGATGCCAATCTGATCATCCTGTTTACCTGCGTTATCGTGATCACATTTCATTTGATTAATGCTTTTTTAAGCCTTATGCCGGCAGCGGGATCCTTCAGTTATGCTGGCGCGTTTCCGGTATCTGAAAGGCTGGTGCCGCTGTTTAATCTGCAAAGCCTCTCACCGGCAGGTCTTCAAACCGGTTATGAGATCAGTTACTGGATCCACATCGCCACGATTCTGGGCTTTCTGATTTACATCCCCGGTTCCAAACATCTGCATTTGCTGGCAGCCGTCCCCAATGTCTTTTTAAAACGCCTGGATCTGCCCAAAGCAATGGTTAAAACAGATATTGAAGATGAGGAGGCGGAAACCTTTGGGCTGGGTAAAGTGAGCGAACTGAATTGGAAAAACGTCCTCAATCTTTACGCCTGCACTGAATGCGGACGCTGTGAAGAGCAATGTCCTGCCAGCTGCACCGACAAACCGCTTTCGCCCAAAAATGTGATCCATGATTTTAAAGTTGATTTATTGGCCCAGGCAGATGCCATCATGGCCCAAAACTTCGAAAAAATTGAACCGATTGTGCGGGAGGGGTCCCCTATTACCGGAGACGTCATCTGGTCGTGCACCACCTGTCGCGGCTGTGAAGATATCTGTCCGGTAAACATCGAACAGCTTGATTTTATCCTTGAAACGCGCAAGCACCGCGTGCTCATGGAGGCGGATTTCCCACCGGAAATGCAGGAAACCTTCACCAACCTTGAAAACCAATTCAACCCGTGGGGCTTCAGCAGCGACAGCCGCGCCGATTGGTCTAAAGGCATGGATGTACCCCTGATGGCGGACAAGCCGGACGCCGAATTGCTTTGGTTTGTCGGCTGTTCCGGATCCTTTGACGACCGTGGCAAAAAAATTGCCCAGGCCATGGCCCGGGTGCTGCAAAAAGCCGGTGTCAACTTTGCCATTCTGGGGCCGGAGGAGGCCTGCAACGGGGATGTGGCCCGCCGGGCCGGCAATGAATATATCGCTCAGATGCTGATGATGCAGAATGTCGAGGTGCTTAATCAGTACAAACCGAAAAAGATTCTGACCGGCTGCCCTCACTGTTACAACATGATTAAAAACGAATACCCCCAATTCGATGCCAACTATGCCGTGGTACACCATACCGAGTTGCTGCTGGAACTGTTTCAACAGGACCGTTTAAAGGTATCCAACGGTCACCTGGCGGAGCTGGCCTATCACGACTCGTGTTATCTGGGACGCTGGAATGGCATTTATCAGGCGCCCCGGGATTTACTGTCTTCCATAAACGGCGGTGCAAAACCAATAGAAATGCCTCGATCCGGGTCTAAAGGATTTTGCTGTGGCGCCGGCGGCGCTCGAATGTTTATGGAAGAAACCATCGGCAAACGCATCAATGAAGAGCGGGCCGAAGAAATAATCGCCACCGGCGCAAAAACCGTTGCAGTGGCCTGTCCGTTTTGTACCACCATGCTCAGAGACGGCATCCTGGAAAAAGAATCGGAGGTGCAGGTCAAGGACGTCGTCGAAATGATTGACGAGGCTACTTCCTGA
- a CDS encoding methyltetrahydrofolate cobalamin methyltransferase gives MIIVGELINASRKQIAAAIENQDTATIQTIAKDQHENGADYIDVNAGVFVGKESEYLQWLTETVQAAIETPCCIDSPDPKAIEAALTVHKGTPMINSISLEKERYEALLPIVAGTDFKVVALCMSDKGMPQTTDERMEIANELVNNLVKNNVPVENIYVDPLVQPLSTNNTFGVEFLNSIESIIKTFPGIHTVCGLSNISFGLPERKFLNQTFMVMAITKGLDGAIVNPLDQKMMANIIAAEALAGNDEWCSAYLEAYRAQKFEY, from the coding sequence ATGATTATCGTGGGGGAGTTGATAAACGCCAGCCGTAAGCAAATTGCCGCGGCCATCGAGAACCAGGATACGGCCACCATTCAAACCATTGCCAAAGATCAGCATGAAAATGGAGCAGATTACATAGATGTCAATGCAGGTGTTTTTGTTGGCAAGGAATCCGAATATTTACAATGGCTCACTGAAACCGTGCAGGCGGCTATAGAGACACCATGCTGCATCGACAGCCCTGACCCCAAGGCAATTGAGGCCGCACTGACTGTCCACAAAGGCACCCCCATGATCAATTCTATCTCACTGGAAAAGGAGCGATATGAAGCGCTGTTGCCGATTGTCGCCGGTACGGATTTTAAGGTTGTGGCGCTTTGTATGAGCGATAAAGGCATGCCACAAACGACCGATGAGCGTATGGAGATCGCAAACGAGTTGGTCAATAACCTGGTTAAAAATAATGTGCCTGTGGAAAATATCTACGTTGATCCCCTGGTCCAACCGCTTTCCACGAATAACACCTTTGGGGTTGAATTTTTAAATTCGATTGAAAGCATTATAAAAACATTTCCCGGGATTCACACGGTTTGTGGACTTTCGAATATCTCTTTCGGATTGCCCGAACGCAAATTTTTAAACCAGACGTTTATGGTAATGGCCATTACCAAGGGATTAGACGGGGCCATCGTCAATCCTTTGGACCAAAAAATGATGGCCAACATCATTGCAGCTGAGGCATTGGCCGGCAACGACGAATGGTGTTCCGCTTACCTGGAGGCATACCGAGCCCAAAAGTTTGAATATTAG
- a CDS encoding electron transfer flavoprotein subunit alpha/FixB family protein, whose protein sequence is MAKIGVFIETDKDEIKKTNFGPITAARDGGKNEVVALLLGVDADSVKDILAEYGAQKIVQVTVDGADLSSSPDLQARALADVIQHFALDGLIGLASAKGRDVFARLSALLNVTLASDCVGINFEDKTVRKSHFSGKTIATIKLKSDLLLCALRPNVIEAEKAPTDAQVENYAANAQDPGLVNLLEVTKGDTSKMDLTEADVIITGGRPIDAAENYKMLEECAELLGAAVGASRAAVDAGFAPHSMQVGQTGKTVSPRLYIGCGLSGSVQHFAGMKTSKVIVAINTDKDAPIFQKCDYGIIADMFEVVPVLTEVLREQGGK, encoded by the coding sequence ATGGCCAAAATAGGTGTGTTCATCGAAACGGACAAAGATGAAATCAAAAAGACAAATTTCGGTCCCATCACTGCTGCGCGAGACGGCGGCAAAAATGAGGTGGTGGCATTACTATTGGGTGTCGATGCCGACTCGGTAAAAGATATCCTGGCTGAATATGGCGCCCAGAAAATTGTGCAGGTAACCGTCGACGGAGCGGACCTCTCATCCAGCCCGGATTTGCAGGCACGTGCCCTGGCGGATGTCATTCAGCATTTTGCCCTGGACGGACTGATCGGTTTGGCCAGCGCTAAGGGACGCGACGTGTTTGCGCGCTTAAGCGCCCTGTTAAACGTTACTCTGGCATCAGATTGTGTGGGCATCAATTTTGAGGACAAGACCGTCCGCAAGTCCCACTTCTCGGGCAAAACCATCGCCACCATTAAACTCAAATCGGATCTGTTGCTATGCGCCCTGCGGCCAAATGTAATTGAAGCCGAAAAAGCCCCCACAGATGCGCAAGTCGAAAACTACGCCGCCAACGCGCAGGATCCGGGTTTGGTCAATTTATTGGAGGTCACAAAAGGGGACACTTCCAAAATGGACCTCACCGAGGCCGACGTCATCATCACCGGCGGCCGTCCTATCGATGCGGCCGAGAACTACAAAATGCTTGAAGAATGTGCCGAACTGTTGGGTGCTGCCGTGGGCGCCTCCCGCGCGGCCGTGGATGCTGGGTTTGCACCGCACTCCATGCAGGTGGGCCAGACAGGAAAAACTGTCAGCCCGAGACTGTATATCGGCTGCGGCCTGTCGGGCTCAGTTCAGCATTTTGCCGGCATGAAAACGTCAAAAGTTATTGTGGCGATCAATACCGACAAAGATGCCCCTATTTTTCAAAAATGTGATTACGGTATTATTGCAGACATGTTCGAAGTGGTGCCGGTGCTCACGGAAGTTTTACGGGAGCAAGGCGGCAAATAA